GCAGCACCCCGACCACGCCGAGGGCGGTCAGTTCGAGCGCGAGCCGCGGGCGCGCGGAGCGGACACCCTCGGGCGTCGCGGGGCCCCCGCCTGCGTTGTCCACACCCCCAGTCTAGGAAGGGCTCGCCGCCCGCACCTGTGCGTCCGCCTGCACGACGGCCACGGCCGCGAGCTGCCCGGCCGCGATCGCCGCCGCGAGCGACGCCATCGGCCCCGGGAGGTGATCGGGGTGGGCCATGTCGCCGACGGCGTAGACGCCCTCGACGCTCGTCCGGCCGAAGGGGTCGACGCGGACCGCCCCCGATTCCTGCCGTTCGAGGCCGAGCTGGTCGGCGAAGGGTGCGCGCTGTCGCGACGTCGGCGCCACGAACGCCCCGGCGACGTCCTCGGTCGTGCCGTCGTCGAGGTGCAGTCGCAGCCCGGTGGCCGCGTCGCCCACGTCCCGCACGCCTTCCGGGTCGATGACGAGCACCTCGGATGCCACGGGCTCCAGCATCGCCGCGAGCATCGCCGCGTGGTCGCCGGCGTTGAGTACCGCGACGCGCTGCCCCGCGAACTCGTGGCCGTGGCAGAACGGGCAGTTCGCCACGCGGTCGCCCCAGCGCTCGCCGAGGCCGGGGATGGGCGGCAGGTCGTCCGCGAGCCCCGTCGCGAGGATCACGGCGGTCGTACTCAGCGGAACTCCGTCGACCGTCACCACCAGAGCGGAGTCGGTCCGCGCGACCTCGGCGGCGACGGCATCCTGGATCTCGACCGTCTCGTAGGCGGCGATCTCGGCGCGCGCGAGGCGGCGGAGCTCCGCGGGGTCGCGTCCGTCGTTGGTCAGCAGGTTGTGGGCGTGGGGGACCGTCCCGTTGCGGTAGGCGCCCGAGTCGAGGAGCAGTGCCTTCCGATGCATGCGCCCGAGGGTGAGAGCCGCCTGGAGGCCTGCGGGGCCGCCCCCGATGATGATCGCGTCGTACACGATGAACTCCTTCCGCTTGCGTTCGGATCCATCGTGTGACTTCATGTCGACATGAAGTCAAGGGCCTCTGCTTCGTACAAATCTGCGCACGTAGCGGGCGGGGCCGCAGGCCCGAAACGGAGGGGGTCCTGGACATATGATCGAACCTCACTACCCGAGGTGGGGTTGGGCGTGGTATCGTCACGGCATCACGATCAGCCCGCTCGCCTCACGGCTCGGGCTGATTTTCTTTTGCGGGGATTGATGCGGTACGGCAAACCATGGCTGCCGTTG
This portion of the Microbacterium testaceum StLB037 genome encodes:
- a CDS encoding NAD(P)/FAD-dependent oxidoreductase, with amino-acid sequence MKSHDGSERKRKEFIVYDAIIIGGGPAGLQAALTLGRMHRKALLLDSGAYRNGTVPHAHNLLTNDGRDPAELRRLARAEIAAYETVEIQDAVAAEVARTDSALVVTVDGVPLSTTAVILATGLADDLPPIPGLGERWGDRVANCPFCHGHEFAGQRVAVLNAGDHAAMLAAMLEPVASEVLVIDPEGVRDVGDAATGLRLHLDDGTTEDVAGAFVAPTSRQRAPFADQLGLERQESGAVRVDPFGRTSVEGVYAVGDMAHPDHLPGPMASLAAAIAAGQLAAVAVVQADAQVRAASPS